A region of the Peredibacter starrii genome:
TAGAGCAAAATACCCTGGCTCAATTGGATCAAGCTGAATGAAAGACACATCCTTCTTTCCATGGGCGACCAGGATATGATCCACACCAATGGTCTTAAGATCCTGATAATTATTTTCAGGATGTTTTTTTCCGTTACGGAACTCCGGACGCTCAAGCGTCAGGAACATTCTTTTCTTATCAATCAGTTCATCAATCGCAGAGACGTTGTGACCAGAGAAATAAACCAGGCGCGGAATTGGCTCCGCTGGCTTTGGAATTTTCACCTGAACAAAATCATCCAGCTGCTGCCACTCATGAAGCTTCTTAGTGAAGACATTAATCTCACTCAAAAACTCTTCATCAATGTATTTAAAAAGATTCGTAAGTTTCTCTGCGGTCATGGGATGAGCAGTCTTCAAATATTCTGAAAAAGGCTCTTCTTCCGTCGTCACGATAAATAAGCGTGAGCGAGTTTCTTTTAACCACTCTTCAAGATGAAGGAGCATCTCGGCCGCTAAAGAATCAGAACCAATAAGTGCTAGTTCGCGCAGATCTGGATTGGGTTTAAACTTCGAAGCGTTCGCAAGTGCATTCAGCGCGTAGCTCGCCTTATCTGTCGGGCGACTCTCCCCTAAAGCGCGCCCAGAGGCCGCCGCAGAAGATTTCCCCAGATCACTTCTAAGATCCAATACCAGATCATAGTCCTGATACATCTCAATCGAACTCGCCAGAGAGTTTACAAACTCTTCTGTGAGACGCTGATAGGTCTCAGGATTCGTTTCTCTCTGCTCTTCAATGAAGTCCTTCGGATTCACTTTAAAGATCACACGGAAAAGATCCAGGAAACGCGAACGTCCTTCGATCTTCTCACCGGGAGCAAGAAAACGTTTCGTGACTGAGATCACTTCATCAGCTTTTAGTTCCTGATGGGCCCTTAGATAATTCATCAAAGGTGCCGCGTAGTTTTCAGTCCACTCTTTCCAGCTAAAAGTTGCAGGAGTGTATGTGCGACCAATTTCTTTCAGAACACCAAGTCCCAGATCACTGGTGAAATGCATGCTCGGAAGATTCGCCGATGTAAAATGTTCGAGATTATCTTGGTCTACATACCAAGTAAGTGCCGCTCCATGGAGATGAAATCTCAATGCAGTTTCAAGTGCGAGCGGAGAATGGCCAATGATAGCTAGCTTCATAATAAAAAAGACCTCCAAAGGAGGTCTTGATCATAACAAAAACTGTTTAAAAAAGCTTGAATTTAAAGGAAGAAGACCTTGCTCTCGCCCTTATCCAGGCATGAGAACTCAGCGTATTGGTAAATGAAGTCAATAAAGTGAGAAATCGCCTTGAAACTTGGAAGAGATGTGTCGAATTCTCCCCCTAAACGTAACCATGCATCACCATCTTTATCGATATATTCAGAGGCGTGTCGAACTGTCACAACCGCTGGAACATAAGAACCTTTCGTGAAATACAGTTTTAGCGTCACTTCTGTGCCAGACTTAAATTGGTTTTTGGCCTTAAGACTGAATGGAAGTTGGAACTGGCAACCATCTTTCGAAATATCCACAAGCTTAATTGGGAAATTTGAACCTTGATCATCTACCACTGTATATACGCCCAGGAACTCCTGGAAAACCACACGTTCAAACGTACGGCGCTTCTGCTCGATTGATTGCTTTCTTTTTTCGTTAAAATCTACAACTTTTTTATCATCAGACATGGGTTCTCCCTTGAACTCTTTCAAATGACCTATCGGAGTTAAGGGAGGGATTATTAGGAAAATTAAAGAACTACTTTTTCCAGGGGTCCAATTGGCTCAGGATGCATTAAAACACGGGCCAAGCGCTCGAAATGATCAGTCAGATCAGTAATACAGATGCGAATTTGTCGGGTACCTGTATCTCTTTCAAGCACTTTTTGTTGATAGAGATTTTCCAACTGCTGGGCCAGAACTTCGCCGCTTTCAACCAGGTGAACGTCGTCCCCCAGGACTTTACGAAGATCAGGTTTGAGAACCGGATAATGAGTACAGCCTAAAATGACGGTTTTGATTTCTTCTTTTTTAATCTCATGGAGGTAGCGCTCGGCCACAAGTTGTGTCACTGGATCATGCACCCACCCTTCTTCCACCAGTGGAACCAAAAGCGGACAGGCCTGCTCATAAACTTCCGCAGAAGCATCTAAGCGTTTTAAAGTTTCCAGATAAGCATGAGAGCGAACAGTGGCCGATGTTCCAAGGACCGCAATCTTTTTGTCCTGTGATACTTTTAAGGCCGCAGCTGAACCGGGTTCAATCACATTTAAAAGTGGAATGCCTTCAAACTCATTCTCACCTAGGAACACTGTTGAGGCAGAGTTACAGGCAATGATTAGAGCTTTTACATTTTGTTCTTTCAAGAATTTCAGGATCTGCATACCGTAACGACGAATGGTCTCTGGAGATTTATTTCCATATGGCAGTCTCGCGATGTCACCCAAGTAACAAAAAGATTCATTCGGAAACCGGGTTGAGAGTTCTTTTAAAACCGTGAGTCCACCAAGTCCAGAATCAAAAATACCAATAGATTTCGTCATATCATTTTCTCGTAAGAATCGCTTTTATCTTTCCAACCCGTTCAAGGTTTCGAAGAAGCTCAGGAGTAAGAAGTCCCGATTGAGTTAAGATCTTATCGGACAGGAGCATCTTCAGGAAATCTTTTTCCCATATTGGGGCATAATAAGTCTTCGAACCCGCTCGGGCAATATCCATGGCGACCCGAAGTTCTTTTGGTTTGATCTCCGGGAAGGCATCGAGGGCCCTTTCATTGGTCACAACTGTCGAGTGCTCAAGACTCTCAGTAAGCTTTTTACCGATCTGGGAATGTTCAGGAATGGCATAATCCAGGGCCTTCATCAGAACTTTCACATCGACTTCCGGAAGTTTAATCACCCGACGGTTTAACCCAGCAAGTTCGCAATACAGATCAATCAGCTCCCCATAAGTTTTTACGTCCGGACCACCAATCTCAAAGATCTGATGACCGTCTTTTGGTAACTCCAATGCGGCCACGAGATAATCTAAAAGATCACTTAAGGCCAGTGGTTGTGAGGGGTGATTTAAAAGAGAGATATCAGGTCTAAAAGGAAAACGTTCCGCCATTGCCTTAATAATCTCAAACGAAAGTGAGCCCTCACCAAGGATAATGCTCGCACGAAACTCAACCATGGAAAGACCACTTGATCCAAGAATTGCACCTGTGAGATGTCTGCTTCTAAGATGCGGAGAAAGCTTATCCGAATCGGGCCCAAGTCCACCAAGATAAATCACTCCCGCCTCTGTGGGACGGAGCCAATTGATAAAATTCACAGCGGCCATTGATTCTTGATACTCAAAGAATCTATCTTCGCCTTGAAGACCATGGACTAGATAGTAGGCCCGATCAAATTTTTTAAGTTCGGGCAGGGTCTCAGGCTTTAAGAGATCCCCTTCCAGCCATTTTACTTTGTCGTGATGTTTTTTAATTTTATGTTTGTGCCTAACCAGTGCAGAAACATGATGCCCCTCATCGAGTAGTCGATCAATCAAGGCAGTTCCCACAAAACCATTAGCACCAGTTACTAA
Encoded here:
- a CDS encoding PilZ domain-containing protein; its protein translation is MSDDKKVVDFNEKRKQSIEQKRRTFERVVFQEFLGVYTVVDDQGSNFPIKLVDISKDGCQFQLPFSLKAKNQFKSGTEVTLKLYFTKGSYVPAVVTVRHASEYIDKDGDAWLRLGGEFDTSLPSFKAISHFIDFIYQYAEFSCLDKGESKVFFL
- the murI gene encoding glutamate racemase, whose product is MTKSIGIFDSGLGGLTVLKELSTRFPNESFCYLGDIARLPYGNKSPETIRRYGMQILKFLKEQNVKALIIACNSASTVFLGENEFEGIPLLNVIEPGSAAALKVSQDKKIAVLGTSATVRSHAYLETLKRLDASAEVYEQACPLLVPLVEEGWVHDPVTQLVAERYLHEIKKEEIKTVILGCTHYPVLKPDLRKVLGDDVHLVESGEVLAQQLENLYQQKVLERDTGTRQIRICITDLTDHFERLARVLMHPEPIGPLEKVVL
- a CDS encoding NAD-dependent epimerase/dehydratase family protein; translated protein: MKVLVTGANGFVGTALIDRLLDEGHHVSALVRHKHKIKKHHDKVKWLEGDLLKPETLPELKKFDRAYYLVHGLQGEDRFFEYQESMAAVNFINWLRPTEAGVIYLGGLGPDSDKLSPHLRSRHLTGAILGSSGLSMVEFRASIILGEGSLSFEIIKAMAERFPFRPDISLLNHPSQPLALSDLLDYLVAALELPKDGHQIFEIGGPDVKTYGELIDLYCELAGLNRRVIKLPEVDVKVLMKALDYAIPEHSQIGKKLTESLEHSTVVTNERALDAFPEIKPKELRVAMDIARAGSKTYYAPIWEKDFLKMLLSDKILTQSGLLTPELLRNLERVGKIKAILTRK